In Blastopirellula sp. J2-11, a single genomic region encodes these proteins:
- the cutA gene encoding divalent-cation tolerance protein CutA: protein MEAIIIYTTASSMEEAEHIADALVGQQLAACVQILPGVRSVYNWRGKIAQSDETLCIIKTEAKRFKAVAQVIEQIHSYEVPELVAVPIVHGSIDYLSWLNDQVESEI from the coding sequence ATGGAAGCCATTATCATCTACACGACCGCTTCTAGTATGGAAGAAGCAGAGCACATCGCCGATGCGCTGGTTGGTCAACAATTGGCCGCCTGCGTCCAAATATTGCCCGGCGTTCGCAGCGTTTACAATTGGCGCGGTAAGATCGCCCAGTCGGACGAAACTCTCTGCATTATCAAGACGGAAGCGAAACGCTTTAAAGCCGTCGCCCAAGTGATCGAACAAATCCATTCGTACGAAGTGCCAGAGTTGGTCGCCGTGCCGATCGTGCATGGTTCGATTGACTATCTCAGTTGGCTTAACGATCAAGTCGAAAGCGAAATTTGA
- a CDS encoding ParA family protein, which translates to MRSIAVLNQKGGVGKTTTAVNLAAGLARAGMRVCVVDLDPQAHASLHLGIGVDNGHDSIYEVLVGDASLADVRKQVAENLWVVPAHLDLAAAEMELAGEVGREVILYDKLAADDQEFDYLIIDCPPSLGVLTLNALAAVTEVFLPLQPHFLALHGLSKLLRTVDIVARRINNHLRLTGVILCLFESSTRLAGEVAGDVDQFFGNGAGANTAWADAQVFRTRIRRNIRLAEAPSFGQSIFEYDGSSNGAEDYTNLAREVLGVPLANADQPKLAGAA; encoded by the coding sequence ATGCGATCCATCGCTGTACTCAATCAAAAGGGTGGAGTCGGTAAAACGACGACCGCCGTCAATCTTGCCGCTGGCCTGGCTCGCGCTGGAATGCGGGTCTGCGTCGTCGATCTCGATCCCCAAGCACACGCATCGTTGCACCTCGGAATCGGCGTCGATAATGGACACGATTCGATTTATGAAGTTTTGGTGGGTGATGCGTCTCTCGCCGATGTGCGCAAGCAAGTCGCGGAGAACCTATGGGTTGTTCCGGCCCATCTCGATCTGGCGGCCGCCGAAATGGAGTTGGCTGGCGAAGTAGGTCGTGAGGTGATCCTGTACGACAAGCTGGCCGCTGACGATCAAGAGTTTGACTATCTGATCATCGACTGCCCTCCCAGTCTGGGCGTGTTGACGCTCAACGCGTTGGCGGCGGTGACCGAAGTCTTTCTGCCGCTGCAGCCCCATTTTTTGGCGCTGCATGGTCTCAGCAAACTGCTGCGAACCGTCGACATCGTCGCGCGCCGCATCAACAATCATCTCCGCTTGACCGGCGTGATCCTCTGCTTGTTTGAATCGAGCACGCGTCTGGCGGGCGAAGTCGCCGGCGACGTCGATCAATTTTTCGGCAACGGCGCAGGAGCGAACACCGCTTGGGCCGACGCCCAAGTTTTCCGCACGCGTATTCGCCGCAACATTCGCCTGGCCGAAGCGCCCAGCTTTGGGCAATCGATCTTCGAATATGATGGTTCGTCGAACGGCGCCGAAGATTACACGAATCTGGCTCGCGAAGTTTTGGGGGTTCCGCTCGCCAACGCCGATCAGCCGAAACTGGCCGGAGCGGCGTAA
- the gmd gene encoding GDP-mannose 4,6-dehydratase — translation MTRTKRALITGITGQDGAYLAELLLDKGYEVHGMVRRSSGERFERIEPLLDRIQLHEGDLIDQLSLVRLLEKTEPAEVYNLAAQSFVPTSFSQPLLTGEVTALGAARMLEAIRVVDTQIRFYQASSSEMFGKVPTEPQDESTPFWPRSPYGVAKVYAHWITVNYRESYDMYAVSGILFNHESPLRGTAFVTRKISHAVARIKHGLLDKLRLGNLDAERDWGFAGDFVEAMHLMMQQDSPRDYVIATGQKHTVRQFVELAFDRAGLDWEDYVELDPEFLRPAEVNTLCGDASKAKRELGWEPKVNFQQLVNMMVDADLHRVERMKDGLLP, via the coding sequence ATGACGCGAACCAAACGCGCGCTGATCACAGGCATCACCGGCCAGGACGGCGCGTATCTGGCCGAGCTGTTGCTCGACAAAGGGTACGAAGTTCACGGCATGGTCCGTCGCAGCAGCGGAGAAAGATTCGAGAGGATCGAGCCGCTGTTGGATCGAATCCAGCTGCATGAAGGGGATCTGATTGATCAGCTGTCGCTCGTGCGGCTGCTCGAAAAGACCGAGCCGGCCGAGGTCTACAATTTGGCGGCGCAAAGTTTTGTGCCGACCAGCTTTTCGCAACCGCTGCTAACCGGCGAAGTGACCGCACTGGGCGCCGCGCGGATGTTGGAAGCGATTCGCGTGGTCGATACGCAGATTCGATTTTATCAGGCGTCCAGCAGCGAAATGTTCGGCAAAGTGCCGACCGAACCGCAAGATGAATCGACCCCCTTCTGGCCGCGCAGCCCTTATGGTGTCGCCAAGGTCTACGCCCACTGGATCACAGTCAACTACCGCGAGAGCTACGATATGTATGCCGTCAGCGGCATCTTATTCAATCATGAGTCGCCGCTGCGTGGGACTGCATTTGTGACCCGCAAAATCTCTCATGCTGTTGCGCGGATCAAGCACGGCCTGCTCGATAAATTGCGACTGGGCAATCTCGACGCCGAGCGCGATTGGGGCTTCGCCGGCGATTTTGTCGAAGCGATGCACCTGATGATGCAGCAAGATTCGCCGCGTGATTACGTCATCGCGACAGGTCAAAAACATACGGTTCGGCAATTTGTCGAATTGGCGTTTGACCGCGCGGGACTTGATTGGGAAGATTATGTGGAGCTGGACCCCGAATTTCTTCGTCCGGCCGAAGTCAACACGTTGTGCGGCGACGCCTCCAAAGCGAAGCGGGAGCTGGGCTGGGAGCCGAAGGTTAATTTCCAACAACTTGTCAACATGATGGTCGACGCTGATTTACATCGCGTCGAACGCATGAAGGATGGATTACTGCCGTGA
- a CDS encoding NAD-dependent epimerase/dehydratase family protein has translation MRVLITGAAGFGGYHLVEHSLAAGDDVMGIVRGSTSSLMGSATIVHWDITQAISGEAEDAVRQFQPEVIYHLAAISRPDLCGADFPNDEAVQTNVDGTRRLLELAASLPTKPKVVLVSSSHVYGVVDQQNPVVSESSIPLPSRGYGRSKLAAEQVALTQSDVPVVIARAFNHTGPGQTPNYIVPEWCKRLSSAFDVIEVESLKVSFDLSDVRDIVRGYRLLAEKGKDRKIYNIGSGQPTLTGDLMEMLCQLSRSRPEIHERVPKTRSEAIADNSAIRDLGYVPQFSLQRSVADVWAEWA, from the coding sequence GTGAGAGTTCTCATCACAGGTGCGGCCGGATTTGGTGGATATCATCTGGTCGAACATTCGCTCGCCGCTGGCGACGATGTGATGGGAATCGTCCGCGGATCAACCTCTTCGCTCATGGGCAGCGCCACGATCGTTCACTGGGATATCACTCAAGCGATCAGCGGCGAAGCGGAAGACGCCGTGCGGCAATTTCAGCCGGAGGTGATCTATCATCTCGCCGCGATTAGTCGCCCTGATCTGTGCGGCGCTGATTTTCCGAACGACGAAGCGGTCCAGACCAATGTTGACGGCACCCGCCGCTTACTGGAACTGGCCGCTTCGCTGCCAACCAAACCTAAAGTAGTGCTGGTCAGCAGCTCACACGTTTACGGAGTCGTCGATCAGCAAAACCCGGTTGTCAGCGAGTCATCGATTCCCCTTCCCAGTCGTGGTTACGGTCGCTCCAAGCTCGCCGCCGAGCAAGTTGCGTTGACGCAGTCGGACGTGCCGGTCGTCATCGCTCGCGCGTTCAACCATACCGGCCCAGGGCAGACCCCCAACTATATCGTGCCGGAGTGGTGCAAGCGCCTGTCGTCCGCCTTCGACGTGATCGAGGTCGAATCGCTGAAAGTTAGCTTTGACCTGAGCGACGTACGCGACATCGTCCGCGGCTACCGCTTGCTGGCCGAAAAAGGAAAAGATCGAAAAATCTACAACATCGGCAGCGGCCAGCCGACGCTTACCGGCGATCTGATGGAGATGCTTTGCCAGTTGTCGCGCAGCCGGCCCGAAATCCATGAGCGCGTTCCTAAAACGCGCTCCGAAGCGATCGCCGACAACTCCGCCATCCGTGATCTCGGCTATGTTCCCCAGTTTTCGCTGCAGCGATCAGTCGCGGACGTCTGGGCCGAATGGGCGTAA
- a CDS encoding TVP38/TMEM64 family protein → MRSFLQWLFLIGVVLLAPIAPLLFWEAEAEAVIAHWSEHPPGAPLTALIVFALLATDIFLPVPSSVVSTLAGSELGTVLATLVCWAGMTTGAVIAFALARRYGDAIVRRYTQESDVIAMQKVADRIGPWGIALTRALPILAEAIVLLLGASRLEWRRFLPPMLLANLGIALAYAAFGELAAQHEWILVAAGVSAAAPLLLTWFFRRQLQRVTSEPSDDQSSST, encoded by the coding sequence GTGCGTAGTTTTCTCCAATGGCTGTTCTTGATCGGCGTCGTCTTGCTGGCGCCGATCGCGCCGCTCTTGTTTTGGGAAGCCGAGGCCGAAGCGGTGATCGCCCACTGGAGCGAGCATCCGCCTGGTGCGCCGCTGACGGCGCTGATCGTGTTTGCGTTGTTAGCGACCGATATCTTTTTGCCGGTGCCGTCGAGCGTGGTCAGTACGCTAGCCGGATCGGAGTTGGGAACGGTCCTGGCCACGCTTGTCTGTTGGGCGGGGATGACGACCGGCGCCGTGATCGCGTTTGCCCTCGCGCGGCGATATGGCGACGCCATCGTACGGCGCTATACGCAAGAGTCGGACGTGATCGCGATGCAAAAAGTGGCCGATCGAATCGGGCCCTGGGGAATCGCGTTGACACGAGCGCTGCCGATCTTGGCCGAAGCGATAGTGCTGTTGCTGGGAGCGAGCCGACTGGAATGGCGTCGTTTTTTGCCGCCGATGTTGCTCGCTAACCTGGGGATCGCGCTGGCTTACGCCGCTTTCGGAGAACTCGCGGCGCAGCATGAGTGGATCTTAGTCGCCGCAGGCGTCAGCGCTGCGGCGCCGCTATTGCTTACCTGGTTCTTCCGGCGACAGCTGCAGCGCGTTACGAGCGAACCGTCTGACGACCAATCGAGTAGTACGTGA
- the nagB gene encoding glucosamine-6-phosphate deaminase — MRVIIESTPAAASRRAALMVARLVRQKPVCTLGLATGGTPLKMYGELIRMHQEEGLDFSRVKTFNLDEYVGLPPSHEQSYRYFMQKNLFDQINIDVRNTHVPDGRALDFEKYGDRYEQLIVDAGGIELQVLGIGTDGHIAFNEPGSSLGSRTRLKTLAPETVRDNARFFGSENAVPKLAITMGVGTILESRRCLLLAFGDSKADAIAATIEGPVTAQVTASALQLHREVVIVLDEAAASKLARREYYEGVEAAHRILESGKLPWIDEA; from the coding sequence GTGCGCGTCATCATTGAATCGACCCCCGCAGCAGCCAGCCGCCGCGCCGCCTTGATGGTCGCACGTCTGGTTCGCCAAAAACCGGTCTGCACGCTGGGGCTAGCAACCGGCGGAACGCCCCTCAAAATGTATGGCGAATTGATTCGCATGCACCAAGAGGAAGGGCTCGACTTCTCGCGGGTCAAGACGTTCAACCTGGACGAGTATGTCGGATTGCCCCCTTCGCATGAGCAAAGCTATCGCTACTTCATGCAAAAAAACCTGTTTGATCAGATCAACATTGACGTTCGCAACACGCATGTGCCGGATGGACGCGCCCTCGACTTCGAGAAGTATGGCGATCGTTATGAGCAACTGATCGTCGACGCCGGCGGGATCGAGCTGCAAGTGCTGGGGATCGGCACCGATGGGCACATCGCATTCAACGAGCCTGGCTCGTCACTCGGCAGTCGAACGCGATTGAAGACGCTGGCGCCAGAGACGGTTCGCGATAACGCTCGCTTCTTTGGCAGCGAGAATGCGGTCCCCAAACTGGCGATCACGATGGGTGTCGGCACAATTCTCGAGTCACGCCGCTGCCTGTTGCTCGCCTTTGGCGATAGCAAAGCGGACGCCATCGCCGCGACGATTGAAGGTCCGGTCACCGCCCAGGTCACCGCCAGCGCGTTGCAACTGCACCGCGAAGTAGTGATCGTACTGGACGAAGCGGCCGCTTCCAAACTGGCTCGCCGCGAATACTACGAAGGAGTCGAAGCCGCTCACCGCATCCTCGAGTCGGGCAAGCTCCCCTGGATCGACGAAGCGTAA
- a CDS encoding cytochrome c3 family protein — MYAKSRLHFASTLVLILLFLGAILLACAWTAADGPKVTRITQKPVDLPQQVAADGYVGSQSCLECHADQCRSWGASHHRRMTQLAALDSVLAPFDGRTMTLYDQPYRVQQRDGQYWVEMPNLYGDAAAAPRIERPIVMTTGSHNEQIYWFPSDDGSLRMFPWAYQIRAEKWMPVDAIFITPPRDAVARRPTWNHRCVQCHTTHPRSHQFNPQHGAEVAELAISCEACHGPGEAHVASERSGQGRGTIVNPAKLTHQRSSEVCGQCHSVHSTFDDAQAQRLDAEGCSYRPGDDLAKAKKLLAEGSVDQFWSDGMVRVSGREYTGLRASACYQQGEISCVTCHEMHQPVGDLRPASEWANDQLRPEALTNQTCTNCHATIAADIPAHTHHALDSSGSQCVNCHMPHTAFGLLKASRSHWIDSPRVERMSQSIDWNSARPNACNLCHLDQTLGWSADHLHDWFGQEKPDLPAEEQEIAAAILWLVRGDAGQRALLAWHCGWSAAQETSGTAWMAPYLAQLLDDPYAAVRFVAGQTKDHLPGYADFPYDSLADKAVLQERAAAMLQQWSKTPASPQERRAELLIDADGRLDQDRIELLRLLRDERPINLAE, encoded by the coding sequence ATGTACGCTAAGTCACGTCTTCATTTTGCGTCCACCTTGGTGCTGATCCTCCTGTTTCTGGGAGCGATCTTGCTAGCGTGCGCCTGGACCGCGGCCGACGGTCCCAAGGTGACTCGGATCACGCAGAAACCGGTCGATCTTCCGCAGCAGGTCGCCGCTGATGGCTACGTCGGGTCACAGTCTTGTCTGGAATGTCACGCTGACCAGTGCCGCTCTTGGGGCGCATCGCATCATCGCCGGATGACGCAATTGGCCGCGCTAGACTCGGTGTTGGCGCCGTTTGACGGCCGCACCATGACGCTCTACGACCAGCCGTATCGCGTCCAGCAACGTGACGGTCAGTATTGGGTTGAGATGCCAAATCTGTACGGAGACGCAGCGGCCGCTCCCCGAATTGAACGTCCCATCGTAATGACGACCGGATCGCACAACGAACAGATCTATTGGTTTCCGAGTGACGATGGTTCACTGCGGATGTTTCCGTGGGCGTACCAGATTCGCGCGGAGAAATGGATGCCGGTCGACGCGATCTTTATCACGCCGCCGCGTGACGCGGTCGCGCGACGACCCACTTGGAATCATCGCTGCGTTCAGTGTCATACGACTCATCCTCGCTCGCATCAATTCAATCCGCAGCATGGGGCCGAAGTGGCCGAACTGGCGATCTCGTGCGAAGCGTGTCATGGTCCCGGAGAGGCGCATGTCGCTTCGGAACGCTCTGGCCAGGGCAGAGGCACGATCGTCAATCCGGCGAAGCTCACGCATCAGCGTTCGTCCGAAGTTTGCGGGCAGTGCCATAGCGTCCATTCGACGTTTGACGACGCCCAAGCGCAGCGGCTGGATGCGGAAGGTTGCAGTTATCGTCCTGGAGACGATTTGGCGAAGGCGAAAAAGCTGCTTGCGGAAGGCTCGGTCGATCAGTTTTGGTCGGACGGCATGGTCCGCGTATCAGGGCGAGAGTACACCGGACTGCGAGCTTCCGCCTGTTATCAGCAAGGAGAGATCTCGTGCGTCACTTGCCACGAGATGCATCAGCCTGTTGGTGATCTGCGACCGGCCAGCGAGTGGGCCAACGATCAACTGCGGCCAGAGGCGCTGACCAACCAAACTTGTACGAACTGTCATGCGACGATCGCCGCCGATATCCCGGCGCACACGCATCATGCGCTCGACTCGAGCGGCAGTCAGTGCGTCAATTGTCACATGCCGCATACGGCGTTCGGGCTACTCAAAGCGTCGCGCAGTCATTGGATCGACAGCCCGCGCGTCGAGCGAATGAGCCAATCGATCGACTGGAATTCGGCGCGCCCCAATGCTTGTAATCTGTGTCACTTGGATCAAACACTCGGCTGGTCAGCCGACCATTTGCATGACTGGTTTGGCCAGGAAAAGCCTGATTTGCCCGCGGAAGAACAAGAGATCGCTGCGGCGATCTTGTGGCTGGTGCGCGGCGACGCCGGGCAGCGAGCGCTATTGGCCTGGCATTGCGGTTGGTCTGCTGCCCAGGAGACGAGCGGTACGGCTTGGATGGCCCCTTATCTAGCGCAGCTGCTGGATGACCCTTACGCGGCGGTCCGCTTTGTCGCCGGACAAACGAAAGACCATCTGCCGGGTTACGCCGACTTTCCCTATGACTCGCTGGCCGACAAGGCAGTTTTGCAAGAGCGAGCCGCCGCGATGTTGCAACAGTGGAGCAAGACGCCGGCGTCGCCCCAGGAGCGTCGGGCCGAACTGCTGATCGACGCCGATGGCCGGCTGGATCAAGATCGAATCGAGCTGTTGCGCTTGTTGCGTGATGAACGACCGATCAATCTAGCGGAGTAG
- a CDS encoding GNAT family N-acetyltransferase — translation MGTEVKPPSEWTKETRSEFKSLICEGGEVTTVGLTERIENALALVCHRAGDKLIGIAALKRPAESYRAKVSEQSGVTLSNDAFPFELGWVYVRPEGRKCGVSKQLVATCLEVTDSAGVFATTREDNDPMRCCLAKSGFKRVGHPYESEHGDHYLVVYVREEQKPDSIGTPVVSGT, via the coding sequence TTGGGTACCGAGGTAAAGCCACCATCAGAGTGGACAAAGGAGACACGATCCGAATTTAAGAGCTTGATATGTGAAGGCGGAGAAGTCACCACCGTTGGACTCACGGAACGGATCGAAAATGCATTGGCACTTGTTTGTCATCGCGCGGGTGACAAGCTTATCGGCATAGCAGCGCTGAAGAGACCAGCGGAATCGTATCGAGCGAAGGTATCGGAGCAGTCTGGGGTCACGCTGAGTAACGATGCTTTCCCTTTTGAATTGGGATGGGTGTACGTTCGGCCGGAAGGACGGAAATGCGGCGTGTCTAAGCAGCTGGTCGCGACTTGTCTTGAAGTGACGGATTCTGCAGGCGTCTTTGCTACGACGCGTGAAGACAACGATCCTATGCGATGTTGCCTCGCCAAAAGCGGCTTCAAGCGAGTAGGCCATCCATATGAGAGTGAACACGGGGATCACTATCTGGTTGTCTACGTCCGAGAAGAGCAAAAACCCGACTCCATCGGTACACCAGTCGTTAGTGGCACGTAG
- a CDS encoding UDP-glucose dehydrogenase family protein, with translation MKIAMVGTGYVGLVTGTCFADSGNWVTCVDINAAKIADLKAGKIPIYEPGLEELVVRNSEAGRLQFTTDLAAAVKDAELVYLGVGTPQGDDGAADLSALWAVVDGLAPHLEPDAAVVIKSTVPVGTNAETFARLREKTGRDCHVASNPEFLKEGAAIDDFMKPDRVVIGVRDPQVGEKLRLLYAPFLRTEKPFLVMSPESAELTKYVANAMLATKISFINTMANLTEKLGGDINDVRRGIGHDSRIGFAFLFPGVGYGGSCFPKDVRALEAMFERADIDPVMLKAVDVINEAQKRTLLDKMTEFYDGQFAGKTFAIWGLAFKPRTDDIREAPALVLIDNLLAAGAKLRVHDPEATDNVRAIYGDKLTYCELPLETLDGADALAINTEWAEFRQPDMSDVKRRLNAPVIFDGRNLYDRSMMKKLGFTYYSIGRQTVRS, from the coding sequence ATGAAAATCGCCATGGTAGGGACCGGCTATGTCGGCCTGGTGACGGGAACTTGTTTTGCCGACAGCGGCAATTGGGTCACCTGTGTGGATATCAACGCGGCGAAAATCGCCGATCTCAAAGCTGGCAAAATCCCGATCTATGAGCCGGGCCTCGAAGAACTTGTCGTCCGTAATTCCGAAGCGGGACGCCTTCAATTTACGACCGATCTGGCCGCCGCGGTGAAAGACGCCGAGTTGGTCTATCTGGGCGTCGGGACGCCGCAAGGAGATGACGGCGCCGCCGATCTTTCGGCCCTCTGGGCAGTAGTCGACGGCTTGGCGCCTCATTTGGAACCAGACGCAGCGGTGGTGATCAAAAGCACCGTGCCGGTCGGGACCAACGCCGAGACCTTTGCTCGCTTGCGTGAGAAAACCGGCCGCGATTGCCATGTCGCCAGCAATCCGGAGTTCCTGAAAGAAGGCGCCGCGATCGATGATTTCATGAAGCCCGATCGTGTGGTGATCGGCGTTCGCGATCCCCAAGTAGGCGAAAAGCTGCGTCTTCTCTACGCTCCGTTTTTGCGAACCGAAAAGCCCTTTTTGGTCATGTCCCCCGAGAGCGCCGAGCTGACCAAGTACGTCGCCAACGCGATGCTGGCGACCAAGATTAGTTTCATCAACACCATGGCCAACCTGACCGAGAAGCTGGGGGGCGACATCAACGACGTGCGCCGCGGTATCGGTCACGACAGCCGCATCGGCTTCGCGTTTCTCTTTCCCGGCGTCGGCTACGGCGGCAGTTGCTTTCCGAAAGATGTCCGCGCCCTCGAAGCGATGTTCGAGCGCGCCGACATTGATCCCGTGATGTTGAAAGCGGTCGACGTGATCAACGAAGCGCAAAAGCGGACGCTGCTCGACAAGATGACCGAATTCTATGACGGCCAATTCGCCGGCAAGACCTTCGCCATCTGGGGGCTCGCGTTCAAACCGCGGACCGACGACATCCGCGAAGCGCCGGCCCTGGTGTTGATCGACAACCTCTTGGCCGCAGGCGCCAAACTGCGCGTCCATGATCCGGAAGCGACCGACAATGTGCGCGCGATCTACGGCGACAAGCTGACCTATTGCGAATTGCCGCTTGAGACCCTCGATGGCGCCGACGCTTTGGCGATCAATACCGAGTGGGCCGAGTTCCGTCAGCCTGACATGAGCGATGTAAAGCGACGACTCAACGCGCCCGTCATCTTCGACGGCCGCAATTTGTACGATCGCAGCATGATGAAAAAGCTGGGCTTCACGTACTACTCGATTGGTCGTCAGACGGTTCGCTCGTAA